The proteins below come from a single Roseiflexus sp. RS-1 genomic window:
- a CDS encoding Cas10/Cmr2 second palm domain-containing protein yields MPYLLAAEADKIQDFIFRSSRLREVVGASQLLTRFCRSIDDTLAKKHGGQVVVNDGGSFRVIFDDLAKARAFGADLAELYRLALGGSLTVAEPVRLDGDFRKANEQAGERLRWAKSRRQGAIAEVHMPYVAFCASCGVALARKRERLTGRRATNRSSYICEACRAKAAERDRKPRAILDELYEAYCTSLGTQPTINLDWPEDADDIARLDLRQRNYVAYLVADGNGMGRTFGMCGQEQLTKLSEGLSPILQDSLAAAAASFRNVVSEQAHMIPMIPLILGGDDLFALIPAPYALDFTRRFCLEWERRMKKLADEIGLTDLPRPTVAAAVVICKGTYPYALAHRRAEALLKEAKRQSKLLAAETGEHLSAVNFEVILGNRLAGQEDDDAEHSRIVRLTLRPYWVCDGDLSQNAKERGLEIKTLLDQRLTLKDIPSKRLAELRRCFEDVPTSITIRDRNQTMQTWTNRQLDNVLQRLSTTSRAKLETALTTLGKSRNDSNSDHHWREIRRGDATPFAHGMLDLLESWDFAQDLEYRPDDYEPQEEEA; encoded by the coding sequence ATGCCCTATTTGCTGGCTGCTGAAGCCGACAAAATCCAGGATTTCATCTTCCGCTCCTCTCGTCTGCGCGAAGTGGTGGGCGCCAGCCAGTTGTTAACGCGCTTTTGTCGCAGTATTGACGATACACTGGCAAAGAAACACGGTGGTCAAGTTGTGGTCAACGACGGCGGCAGTTTTCGCGTGATCTTCGACGACCTGGCAAAGGCGCGCGCCTTTGGCGCCGATCTGGCTGAGCTCTATCGCCTGGCGTTGGGTGGAAGCCTGACTGTAGCCGAGCCGGTTAGGCTAGACGGCGACTTTCGCAAAGCCAACGAGCAGGCAGGGGAAAGGCTGCGCTGGGCAAAAAGCCGCCGACAGGGCGCAATCGCCGAAGTGCATATGCCGTATGTGGCGTTCTGTGCATCGTGTGGAGTGGCGCTTGCCAGGAAGCGTGAACGACTAACAGGAAGGCGCGCTACAAACCGGTCTTCCTACATATGTGAAGCATGCCGGGCGAAGGCTGCGGAGCGTGATCGGAAACCACGCGCAATCCTCGATGAGTTGTATGAAGCATATTGCACGTCGCTCGGAACTCAACCGACAATAAATCTCGATTGGCCCGAAGATGCCGATGATATTGCCAGGTTAGATTTACGCCAGCGCAATTATGTCGCCTATCTCGTCGCCGACGGCAATGGCATGGGTCGCACGTTCGGCATGTGTGGTCAGGAGCAGCTTACAAAGCTTTCCGAAGGGTTATCGCCCATTCTGCAGGACAGCCTGGCAGCGGCAGCAGCCAGTTTTCGGAACGTTGTTTCAGAACAGGCGCACATGATCCCCATGATCCCGCTCATCCTTGGCGGTGATGACTTGTTTGCTCTTATCCCGGCGCCGTATGCTCTCGACTTCACCCGACGATTCTGTCTGGAGTGGGAGCGGCGTATGAAGAAACTGGCGGATGAGATTGGACTGACTGACCTTCCGCGCCCCACTGTGGCTGCCGCTGTCGTCATCTGCAAGGGAACATACCCATATGCGCTGGCGCATCGTCGGGCTGAAGCGTTGCTTAAGGAGGCGAAGCGCCAGAGCAAGCTGCTGGCTGCAGAGACGGGTGAGCATCTTTCCGCTGTCAACTTTGAAGTCATCCTGGGGAATCGCCTGGCTGGTCAGGAAGATGACGACGCTGAACACTCTAGGATCGTCCGTCTCACGCTGCGACCGTACTGGGTGTGTGATGGCGACCTTTCTCAAAACGCAAAAGAACGAGGGTTGGAAATCAAAACCCTTCTCGATCAACGTCTGACTCTTAAGGATATTCCGAGCAAGCGTCTGGCGGAACTGCGGCGCTGCTTTGAGGATGTGCCGACGTCGATAACCATTCGAGATCGCAATCAGACAATGCAAACCTGGACGAACCGCCAGCTGGATAACGTGCTGCAGCGGCTCAGCACAACATCAAGAGCAAAACTGGAGACAGCCCTGACAACGCTGGGCAAGTCCAGAAACGACAGCAACAGTGACCATCACTGGCGAGAAATCCGTCGGGGCGACGCCACACCGTTTGCGCATGGCATGCTGGATCTCCTGGAGTCCTGGGATTTTGCTCAGGACCTGGAGTATCGTCCGGATGATTACGAGCCGCAGGAGGAAGAAGCATGA
- a CDS encoding CRISPR-associated ring nuclease encodes MTDTNSELAHTTTLVATLGGQPQIVTFALDALLARGEPITDVYLIHLSLTNPRTRQALSRLQQEFPNDYYAHTNRRCRLRRAPVGVNGVELTDIRTAADAEVAWQSIRTLIADLKNEGRRLHLCLSGGRRMLALLAMSAAALLCDHQDRIWHMHTPEETLQRVKDGALMHVDPSDGVQLIQTPIVPWGACFPALRALALTSMQAVQEQLQRFAAIDEPQCRQVWERLSPRQRDVLRALAKGMRPDEAATHLNITLNTVNTHKTAILSECRVAWNLPDNAPLDYRFLRERFAGFLERV; translated from the coding sequence ATGACAGATACCAACTCGGAACTCGCACATACCACCACGCTGGTCGCCACCCTGGGCGGTCAGCCGCAGATCGTGACCTTTGCCCTCGATGCGCTGCTGGCGCGGGGCGAACCGATTACCGACGTGTATCTCATTCACCTGTCGCTCACCAACCCACGCACGCGCCAGGCGCTGAGCCGCCTGCAACAGGAGTTCCCCAACGACTATTACGCCCACACCAACCGGCGCTGCCGTCTGCGTCGGGCGCCGGTCGGCGTCAACGGCGTTGAGTTGACCGACATTCGCACCGCCGCCGATGCCGAAGTCGCATGGCAGAGCATCCGCACCCTGATCGCCGACCTGAAGAATGAGGGACGACGGCTCCACCTCTGTCTGAGCGGCGGTCGGCGCATGCTGGCGCTGCTGGCAATGTCGGCTGCGGCGTTGCTCTGCGACCATCAGGACCGTATCTGGCACATGCACACGCCGGAAGAGACGTTGCAGCGTGTCAAGGACGGCGCGCTGATGCACGTCGACCCGTCCGACGGCGTGCAGTTGATCCAGACGCCGATCGTGCCGTGGGGCGCCTGCTTTCCGGCGCTGCGCGCACTGGCTCTGACATCGATGCAGGCGGTGCAGGAGCAGTTGCAGCGTTTTGCCGCCATCGACGAACCGCAGTGTCGCCAGGTGTGGGAGCGGCTCAGCCCGCGCCAGCGCGACGTGCTGCGCGCCCTTGCAAAGGGCATGCGCCCCGATGAAGCGGCGACTCATCTCAACATTACGCTCAACACCGTCAACACCCACAAAACTGCAATCCTGTCCGAATGCCGCGTTGCCTGGAACCTCCCCGACAACGCACCGCTCGACTACCGTTTCCTGCGCGAGCGTTTTGCCGGTTTCCTTGAGCGAGTATAG
- a CDS encoding CRISPR-associated protein Csx3, with amino-acid sequence MNPFPAVVIGGPPHSGKSVLTYLLTRQLRALRVEHYVLRACPDGEGDWSQEAPPERVRLLRQKGQFSQDFVDRVCRDLAQRHLPLIVDVGGKPTPDQERILDQCTHAVLISANEAGLKEWRDRFERHGLPIIAELHSVLIGEDCIEAEIPVLRGQIANLERFTGVGGLMVEALAQQLQCLMTYTDADLKTYHCSHAPTELVVDVDHLAWWVELPEQQHWLPAYLARALTYAPKGTPLSIYGRGPNWLYAALALHAAPHQVYLFDPRMGWVAPVTLHCTPAATADAVAWKIEPFPTHTWIELTPTQPYLDYDDVNGTALPALDPSHGVVLSGKLPFWLLLGAALAYCHHPWLGIVQAQQYDECIVVMSRDAAYQPGACFRFRTDPHHGTTIGSMTQER; translated from the coding sequence ATGAATCCCTTTCCTGCCGTCGTGATCGGCGGTCCGCCGCACAGCGGCAAATCGGTGTTGACCTATCTGCTGACGCGGCAGTTGCGCGCGTTGCGGGTTGAGCACTACGTGCTGCGCGCCTGCCCCGATGGCGAAGGCGACTGGAGCCAGGAAGCGCCGCCTGAACGGGTGCGCCTGCTGCGCCAGAAGGGACAGTTCAGCCAGGATTTTGTCGACCGCGTCTGCCGCGACCTGGCGCAGCGCCACCTGCCGCTCATCGTCGATGTCGGCGGCAAACCGACGCCTGACCAGGAACGGATCCTCGATCAGTGCACCCACGCGGTGCTCATTTCCGCGAACGAGGCGGGGTTGAAAGAGTGGCGCGACCGCTTCGAGCGCCATGGCTTGCCGATCATCGCCGAACTGCACTCCGTGCTCATCGGCGAGGATTGCATCGAAGCCGAAATACCGGTGCTGCGCGGGCAGATTGCCAACCTGGAACGCTTCACCGGAGTCGGCGGTTTGATGGTCGAGGCGCTGGCGCAACAGTTACAGTGTCTCATGACCTATACCGACGCCGACCTGAAAACGTATCATTGTTCCCACGCCCCCACCGAACTGGTCGTCGATGTGGATCACCTTGCCTGGTGGGTCGAATTGCCGGAGCAGCAACACTGGCTGCCGGCGTATCTCGCGCGCGCGCTCACGTATGCGCCTAAAGGAACGCCGCTCTCGATCTACGGTCGCGGTCCCAACTGGCTCTACGCAGCGCTGGCGCTGCACGCCGCACCGCACCAGGTCTATCTCTTCGACCCGCGCATGGGATGGGTTGCGCCGGTGACGCTCCACTGCACGCCAGCGGCGACGGCGGATGCGGTTGCGTGGAAGATCGAACCATTTCCGACGCACACCTGGATCGAACTGACGCCGACTCAGCCCTACCTCGACTACGACGACGTCAATGGCACAGCGCTGCCCGCGCTCGACCCGTCGCATGGCGTTGTGCTCAGTGGAAAACTTCCGTTCTGGTTGCTGCTCGGTGCGGCGCTTGCCTATTGCCATCACCCGTGGCTTGGCATCGTTCAGGCGCAGCAGTATGACGAGTGCATTGTGGTGATGAGCAGGGATGCAGCGTACCAGCCGGGCGCCTGCTTCCGCTTTAGAACCGATCCTCATCACGGAACAACCATCGGGAGCATGACACAGGAACGCTAG
- the cas8a1 gene encoding type I-B CRISPR-associated protein Cas8b1/Cst1, giving the protein MITYTGHPFVDTGFAVITAFVRKRRFADLADDDFQQIADYIEANYVRQPLRSFLTVAFTSNAWFAQSAFNPDRPDLSPEKQTEAREKRQYWADRHLRQWQQSAAALETCLFTGLPAAGLELSQKLQPGRVGRAQMPLLQGDDAINFFINGDPGLPMAAEAILALQAMPLGCAKVGGGLLAVHCDDEALTIAFATRFLQRNLNDVAKAQAAGEKKLPGSPRSLKTLLVETLTEILIRQIQEEERRARRPAITAYYFNNGQSPFLEIYHLPLQITGFLLAVHTPAYRAIWNELVQRGWQRAGISGKQGKAVDPVEPHFNYLYEDLFTLPAQAARFVRTYFLRIPDLRRSADDPRREYSPRREADLVSWPLVELFAQEVLLMTDDRVTKLKELGDKLADYTRYQGGKRFFRQFFVEQRSDNFLSLLNKANIDYTRYKRGQETLFDLDSFLTIFMEGDEVLRKDWRLMRDLVLIRMVEQLRDWIAGNPDAIPAEEEVAANE; this is encoded by the coding sequence ATGATCACCTATACCGGACATCCATTCGTCGATACGGGGTTTGCCGTGATCACCGCTTTTGTGCGTAAACGGCGCTTTGCCGATCTCGCCGACGACGATTTTCAGCAGATCGCCGACTATATCGAAGCGAACTATGTGCGACAGCCCCTGCGCAGCTTTTTGACCGTGGCGTTTACCAGTAATGCATGGTTCGCGCAATCGGCGTTCAATCCCGACCGGCCCGACCTGTCGCCGGAAAAACAGACTGAAGCGCGTGAGAAGCGCCAGTACTGGGCGGATCGGCATTTGCGCCAGTGGCAGCAGAGCGCTGCTGCGCTCGAAACCTGCCTTTTCACCGGATTACCGGCGGCAGGTCTTGAATTGTCGCAGAAGTTGCAACCGGGACGGGTAGGGCGGGCGCAAATGCCATTGCTTCAGGGTGATGATGCGATCAACTTCTTTATCAATGGCGACCCTGGTTTGCCGATGGCGGCGGAAGCGATTCTGGCACTCCAGGCGATGCCTCTGGGATGCGCTAAAGTCGGTGGGGGCTTGCTCGCCGTGCACTGCGATGATGAGGCGTTGACGATCGCCTTCGCAACACGCTTCTTGCAGCGCAATCTCAACGATGTGGCGAAAGCGCAGGCTGCCGGCGAAAAGAAACTGCCCGGTTCGCCGCGCAGTCTGAAGACGCTGCTGGTTGAGACATTGACCGAGATTCTGATTCGGCAGATTCAGGAAGAGGAGCGACGCGCACGGCGTCCGGCGATCACGGCCTACTATTTCAACAATGGTCAGTCGCCGTTTCTTGAAATCTACCATCTGCCGCTCCAGATTACCGGTTTTCTCCTGGCAGTGCATACCCCTGCCTACCGCGCGATCTGGAATGAACTGGTGCAACGTGGCTGGCAGCGCGCAGGAATATCAGGCAAGCAGGGGAAGGCAGTCGATCCGGTTGAACCACATTTCAACTATCTGTACGAAGACCTTTTTACCCTGCCGGCGCAGGCGGCGCGGTTCGTGCGCACCTATTTTCTGCGCATTCCCGATCTTCGTCGCTCAGCGGACGATCCGCGGCGCGAGTATTCGCCGCGCCGCGAAGCCGATCTGGTTTCATGGCCGCTCGTTGAACTCTTTGCACAGGAGGTATTGCTCATGACCGATGACCGGGTAACGAAATTGAAGGAGTTGGGCGATAAACTGGCTGATTACACCCGTTATCAGGGAGGTAAGCGTTTTTTTCGCCAGTTCTTTGTCGAGCAGCGAAGTGATAACTTTCTCAGCCTGCTGAACAAAGCCAATATCGACTACACGCGCTACAAGCGTGGTCAGGAGACATTGTTCGATCTCGATAGTTTTCTGACCATTTTTATGGAGGGCGATGAGGTCTTGCGCAAGGACTGGCGCCTGATGCGAGATCTGGTGCTCATTCGTATGGTCGAACAGTTGCGCGACTGGATCGCCGGCAACCCTGATGCCATTCCAGCCGAAGAAGAAGTTGCAGCAAACGAATAG
- the cas7i gene encoding type I-B CRISPR-associated protein Cas7/Cst2/DevR: protein MAFVTGLLLIDAPASALNNLGSIPGEREENTVGVKMITTKTGNFPYVSAQAFRYWLRTTLEQRVPEWRASPIFREEKIAYTDANPIRYWDDDLFGYMRAPGKADTARKSREQISLLEDATPVKETVTRASPFRVSTLVSIAPVNPTSDFGVMSRHEGNPVPHEHQFYRATLKGLFSLDLWACGTFSYRNRTGFRNLDDERVRLVADVSGVEHLKDEQSYRLPKDQRIARVKALFSGLAQLEGGAKQTLHYTDVSPALVIFAVTDGGNHIFHHTVGANRSGLPEIKIDALREALRVFADSIRSPVYVGWVRGYLDEARAGFEQFVAEHNAVAAKEGLPVITVSHPREAFMAFVAACDEHPEWLD, encoded by the coding sequence ATGGCATTCGTAACCGGTTTACTGCTGATCGATGCGCCAGCGTCGGCGCTCAACAACCTCGGCTCGATCCCCGGCGAGCGGGAAGAGAACACGGTCGGGGTCAAGATGATTACCACCAAGACCGGCAATTTTCCCTACGTTTCGGCGCAGGCATTTCGCTACTGGTTGCGCACGACGCTCGAACAACGGGTGCCGGAATGGCGGGCGTCGCCGATCTTCCGTGAAGAGAAAATCGCCTATACCGACGCCAACCCGATCCGCTACTGGGACGACGATCTCTTCGGTTATATGCGCGCTCCTGGTAAGGCGGACACCGCCAGAAAGAGCCGTGAGCAGATCAGTTTGCTCGAAGATGCAACACCGGTGAAAGAGACGGTGACACGCGCCTCGCCGTTCCGCGTCAGCACCCTGGTCTCGATTGCGCCGGTGAATCCGACCAGTGATTTCGGCGTGATGTCGCGCCACGAGGGGAATCCGGTGCCGCATGAGCATCAGTTCTACCGCGCGACCCTGAAGGGCCTCTTCTCGCTCGATCTGTGGGCGTGCGGCACGTTCTCGTACCGTAATCGCACCGGGTTCCGCAATCTCGACGACGAGCGGGTGCGTCTGGTCGCCGATGTTTCGGGGGTTGAGCATCTCAAGGATGAGCAATCATACCGGCTGCCGAAAGATCAGCGGATCGCCCGGGTGAAGGCGCTGTTCAGCGGACTGGCGCAGCTGGAAGGCGGCGCCAAACAGACGCTCCACTATACCGATGTCAGCCCGGCGCTGGTGATCTTTGCCGTCACCGACGGCGGCAATCATATCTTCCATCACACCGTGGGGGCGAATCGCAGCGGGTTGCCGGAGATCAAAATCGATGCGCTGCGGGAGGCGTTGCGTGTGTTTGCCGATAGCATCCGCTCGCCGGTGTATGTCGGCTGGGTCAGGGGTTATCTGGACGAGGCGCGGGCCGGGTTTGAGCAGTTCGTTGCCGAACATAATGCGGTTGCCGCTAAGGAAGGCTTGCCAGTGATCACAGTGAGCCATCCGCGTGAGGCCTTTATGGCGTTTGTGGCAGCCTGCGACGAGCATCCTGAGTGGCTGGATTAG
- the cas5b gene encoding type I-B CRISPR-associated protein Cas5b: MQALKIVLEGVTTSFRYPHFMLGVQPGFPLPPPATIYGHVCSALGEWFDPEGVAFAYHFTVAGEGYDLEHIHVLSASSGKLPGGERKALEGNINPFKRQILLFPRLTLYLNRPEWIDAFRRPRYPVVLGRSQDLASYTRIEIVELQPAEQVYFEHTLLPYSMAAQAPAGVVTLMPRWIDYRQRRRPGFARYLMLTERITTKHMLRFGQQTPVYWSDPTVPMVDGLPLGLWFHTFVGADNETLTVA, translated from the coding sequence ATGCAGGCGCTGAAGATTGTGCTTGAAGGTGTAACTACTTCGTTTCGCTATCCGCACTTTATGCTTGGTGTGCAGCCGGGCTTTCCGTTGCCGCCGCCAGCGACGATTTACGGGCATGTGTGCAGTGCGTTGGGTGAGTGGTTTGATCCAGAGGGGGTGGCATTCGCGTACCATTTCACTGTTGCCGGTGAAGGGTATGACCTTGAACATATTCACGTGCTTTCGGCATCGTCGGGTAAATTGCCCGGCGGCGAACGCAAGGCGCTCGAAGGAAATATCAATCCTTTCAAGCGCCAGATCTTGCTGTTCCCGCGGTTGACGCTCTACCTCAACCGGCCCGAATGGATCGATGCCTTCCGTCGCCCGCGCTACCCGGTTGTGCTCGGTCGCTCGCAGGACCTGGCTTCCTACACTCGGATCGAGATTGTTGAGTTGCAGCCGGCGGAACAGGTCTATTTCGAGCATACTCTGCTGCCGTACTCGATGGCGGCGCAGGCGCCGGCTGGCGTCGTGACCCTTATGCCGCGCTGGATCGATTACCGTCAGCGACGGCGGCCCGGTTTTGCGCGGTACCTGATGCTGACTGAGCGCATCACGACAAAACATATGCTGCGTTTCGGTCAGCAGACGCCGGTCTACTGGAGCGATCCCACGGTGCCGATGGTTGACGGATTGCCGCTCGGATTGTGGTTTCACACTTTTGTAGGGGCAGACAATGAAACCCTTACCGTGGCCTGA
- a CDS encoding CRISPR-associated helicase/endonuclease Cas3 codes for MKPLPWPDWMDHLLAKSKRYGGETLAGHTWDVLCRLADLYRLRPHLTDDTRLWHCLYWSAFLHDFGKAAQGFQRRLRGGPKWAHRHEVLSLAFVDAIAHDLNEAEQRWVVAAIVSHHRDATEIAELYPSGLRRDPLIDLCNELDAETVAHLLRWIAECANRWRDLLGLTADVGAIDPQPCSVGAQRVRYWLRMYHDWVDTLDGEGSDARRPGILLRGLITSADHMASAHLRRLPPPIRLSWQDVAMRCNLSPDQVYPHQRQSAGQSAQSALLMVPTGSGKTEAALSWALGDGRNPPARIFYTLPYQASMNAMYDRLRQTFGDDVVGLQHGRATQALYARFREGDEWSATAARRAQWEKNLNLLHARPLKVLSPYQLLKALFQLRGFEAMLTDYAHAAFIFDEIHAYEPERLALITGLMRYLREHFAARFFVMSATFPELIRSHLRTALGDTPLIRATPDIFDRFRRHQLCLRDGELTDPATITEIVEAVRNGKQVLVCANTVARAQMVRDLLTHAGLTDEHLILIHSRFTYGDRSRLEQAIGARCRSNSANRSPLALVATQVVEVSLDIDLDVLYSDPAPLEALLQRFGRVNRKAAKGICPVYVFRQPDDGQGVYGRDRDPERSGRIVRVTLAELEQHDGAIIDEATINEWLDRIYADPLLNQQWRDAYQRMAHQVDLIIQGIRPFQSDEQREDEFERMFDGVDVVPQCFERDYVHLLVEERFIEANDYLVSISKQRFAILRNQGKLRPAEETDQRRVWVAQTPYDARNGLSFGDRVVDMDWI; via the coding sequence ATGAAACCCTTACCGTGGCCTGATTGGATGGATCATCTGCTGGCAAAGAGTAAGCGGTATGGCGGTGAGACGTTAGCCGGGCATACCTGGGATGTGCTCTGTCGGCTCGCCGACCTCTACCGCCTGCGCCCGCACCTCACAGACGATACGCGGCTCTGGCACTGTCTGTATTGGTCCGCATTTCTGCACGATTTCGGCAAGGCGGCGCAGGGCTTTCAACGTCGGTTGCGTGGCGGTCCGAAATGGGCGCACCGCCACGAAGTGCTCTCGCTGGCGTTTGTTGATGCGATTGCCCACGACCTGAATGAAGCAGAACAGCGCTGGGTGGTGGCGGCAATTGTCTCACACCACCGCGATGCAACCGAGATCGCCGAACTCTACCCCTCCGGTCTGCGCAGGGATCCGCTGATCGATCTCTGCAATGAACTTGATGCCGAAACAGTTGCCCATTTGCTGCGCTGGATCGCCGAATGCGCCAATCGGTGGCGCGACCTGCTGGGGCTGACCGCAGACGTCGGTGCTATCGATCCGCAGCCGTGTTCGGTGGGCGCGCAACGGGTGCGGTACTGGTTACGGATGTACCACGACTGGGTTGACACCCTGGACGGCGAGGGGTCTGATGCCCGTCGCCCCGGCATTCTGCTACGCGGACTGATCACCAGCGCCGATCATATGGCCTCGGCGCATCTGCGTCGTCTGCCGCCGCCTATCCGCCTGTCGTGGCAGGATGTGGCCATGAGGTGCAATCTGTCGCCGGATCAGGTCTACCCGCATCAGCGCCAGAGCGCCGGGCAGAGCGCACAATCGGCGCTCCTGATGGTGCCGACGGGTAGCGGCAAGACCGAAGCGGCGCTCTCATGGGCGCTCGGCGACGGGCGCAACCCGCCGGCGCGCATTTTCTATACCTTGCCGTATCAGGCCAGCATGAATGCGATGTACGACCGGTTACGGCAGACCTTTGGCGATGATGTGGTCGGCCTGCAGCACGGTCGAGCGACACAGGCGCTCTACGCCAGGTTTCGCGAAGGCGATGAGTGGTCGGCGACTGCGGCACGGCGCGCGCAATGGGAAAAGAATCTCAATCTGTTGCACGCCCGTCCGCTGAAGGTGCTCAGCCCCTACCAGTTGCTCAAAGCGCTCTTTCAGCTGCGCGGCTTTGAGGCGATGCTGACCGACTACGCGCATGCGGCGTTTATTTTCGACGAGATTCATGCCTACGAACCGGAGCGCCTGGCGCTCATAACCGGGCTGATGCGCTATCTGCGGGAACACTTTGCCGCCCGTTTCTTCGTCATGTCAGCAACGTTCCCTGAACTGATTCGCAGTCACCTGCGCACCGCCCTGGGCGATACGCCCCTGATCCGCGCAACTCCAGACATTTTTGACCGCTTCCGTCGTCATCAGTTGTGCCTGCGTGATGGGGAACTGACCGATCCGGCAACTATCACCGAGATCGTCGAAGCGGTGCGCAACGGCAAGCAGGTGCTGGTCTGCGCCAACACGGTGGCACGGGCGCAAATGGTGCGCGATCTTCTGACGCACGCCGGTCTGACCGATGAACACCTGATCCTGATCCATAGCCGCTTCACCTACGGCGACCGTAGCCGGCTTGAGCAGGCGATAGGCGCGCGCTGCCGCAGCAATAGCGCGAATCGATCACCGCTGGCGCTGGTTGCCACTCAGGTGGTTGAAGTCAGCCTCGACATTGATCTCGATGTGCTCTACAGCGATCCGGCGCCGCTCGAAGCGCTCCTGCAACGCTTCGGTCGGGTCAATCGCAAAGCGGCGAAAGGAATCTGCCCGGTCTACGTCTTCCGCCAGCCTGACGATGGACAGGGCGTGTACGGGCGCGACCGCGACCCGGAACGATCCGGTCGTATTGTGCGGGTAACGCTCGCCGAACTCGAACAGCACGATGGCGCGATCATCGACGAAGCGACCATCAATGAATGGCTTGACCGGATCTACGCTGATCCCTTGTTGAATCAGCAATGGCGCGACGCCTATCAGCGGATGGCGCACCAGGTCGACCTGATCATTCAGGGGATCCGCCCGTTCCAGAGCGACGAACAGCGTGAAGACGAATTCGAGCGCATGTTCGATGGGGTCGATGTGGTGCCGCAATGCTTTGAACGCGACTACGTTCATCTGCTCGTCGAAGAGCGCTTTATCGAAGCGAATGACTATCTGGTGAGCATCAGCAAACAACGTTTTGCGATTCTGCGCAACCAGGGCAAACTGCGACCGGCGGAAGAGACCGATCAGCGACGTGTCTGGGTTGCGCAAACGCCCTATGATGCGCGGAATGGACTCTCGTTCGGTGACCGTGTGGTCGATATGGACTGGATTTGA
- the cas6 gene encoding CRISPR system precrRNA processing endoribonuclease RAMP protein Cas6, with amino-acid sequence MSLLTHHLQFTMVAATPLELGDNAGSAVRGALVNALLDRFCANKDAPTCVDCPLFNVCPVAALVAPMRETGETGGDQRPRPYVTRPPQPRRYAPDETLTFGLGLFGHAAELFPYVVIAAQGIERQGLGRRLQEQNGRRGRVRLLAIHAVNPLTGDRQPLFQADQRQVQVPGIPIGPAEVAAFAATLPENRLTLRFLTPMRLIDKGGLVKRPALRPLIQRLGIRLTDLAAAYGDGPLPAADARALLPLAESATLEYDNTRWIDITSYSRRSGERTPIGGMVGEAVFTGNLGPLREILVWGSLVHVGKNAVKGDGWYVVEG; translated from the coding sequence ATGAGTCTGCTGACCCATCATTTACAGTTCACGATGGTTGCTGCAACGCCGCTGGAACTGGGCGACAACGCTGGTTCGGCGGTGCGCGGCGCGCTGGTGAATGCGCTGCTGGATCGCTTCTGTGCCAACAAAGACGCACCCACCTGCGTCGATTGTCCACTCTTCAACGTCTGCCCGGTGGCAGCGCTGGTAGCGCCTATGCGTGAAACCGGCGAAACCGGCGGGGATCAGCGCCCGCGTCCCTACGTCACCCGCCCGCCGCAGCCGCGCCGCTACGCCCCCGACGAGACACTGACATTCGGGTTGGGACTGTTCGGGCATGCCGCCGAACTCTTCCCCTACGTCGTCATAGCAGCCCAGGGGATCGAACGCCAGGGGCTGGGGCGACGGTTGCAGGAACAGAACGGGCGGCGCGGCAGGGTGCGTCTCCTGGCGATCCATGCTGTCAACCCGCTGACCGGCGACAGACAACCGCTGTTCCAGGCTGATCAGCGACAGGTTCAGGTTCCCGGCATTCCCATCGGACCGGCGGAGGTTGCCGCGTTTGCCGCCACCCTGCCCGAAAACCGTCTCACCCTGCGCTTCCTGACACCGATGCGCCTGATCGATAAGGGGGGCCTGGTGAAACGCCCGGCGCTGCGTCCGCTCATCCAGCGGCTCGGCATCCGCCTCACCGACCTGGCGGCAGCCTATGGCGACGGTCCGCTTCCCGCCGCCGACGCGCGCGCGCTCCTGCCGCTCGCCGAAAGCGCCACCCTGGAATACGACAATACCCGCTGGATCGATATTACCAGCTACTCGCGACGATCCGGCGAACGCACCCCAATCGGCGGCATGGTTGGCGAAGCCGTGTTCACCGGCAACCTGGGACCCCTGCGCGAAATCCTGGTCTGGGGCAGCCTGGTGCACGTCGGCAAAAACGCCGTCAAAGGCGATGGCTGGTATGTGGTTGAAGGTTGA